The window TCATATTATTTTAAGTAGTCACGTCTTTAATTTAGATAATGGAAAAAAAATAGAAAAAATAACCTATCTCATAATACATTTAATACATTATTTTTTGGTAGAGTAATTTTTTTATTCTATTTTATGATATAATCATATTATTAAACAGACTTTTTTAACAAGTATATAGTTTTATGATTTATATAGTAGTAAAGGAGAGTATCATGGAAAATAAAGATATCTTGGGGGATTGTTCTAACGGAGCTATCTGTCATATGGCATATACAATGAATAGAATCGCTGGAAAATGGAAGTTGGTTATTTTGTGGCATATCTATGACAAAGAAGTTATCAGATATGGAGAGTTAAAAAGAAATATTGGAAAAATAACACATAAGATGCTCAGTAATCAACTTAAAGAGCTTGTAAGTGACGGTATAATTCACAAAGAAATTTATCATCAGGTTCCTCCAAAGGTAGAGTATTCACTTACTGAATATGGTAAAACTTTGGCCCCTATAATGGACATGCTATATGAATGGGGAAAGAAAAACAGAAAAGATTGACTTTTTTA is drawn from Ilyobacter polytropus DSM 2926 and contains these coding sequences:
- a CDS encoding winged helix-turn-helix transcriptional regulator, giving the protein MENKDILGDCSNGAICHMAYTMNRIAGKWKLVILWHIYDKEVIRYGELKRNIGKITHKMLSNQLKELVSDGIIHKEIYHQVPPKVEYSLTEYGKTLAPIMDMLYEWGKKNRKD